A segment of the Larus michahellis unplaced genomic scaffold, bLarMic1.1 SCAFFOLD_34, whole genome shotgun sequence genome:
aagcgcagggcagaCGGAAAAAAGACTGagggacactgcagctctcctgactctgcactaaaccacagagattagagccctgtgtcctgtcctgtcttaagactccacattttcagtcataaaaatgaggatttcttcccctaaaaagaacagttaccggacgtgatggtagaaaatcaaaaacacacagaaaaggagactgtctttgctataaggcgtctgtcctaattttttttctgtttttttcctcctttggacaaggcccccatgccaagaaagagcagatgtccaacagcagctccatcacccagttcctcctcctggcattcgcagacacacgggagctgcagctcttgcacttcgggctcttcctgggcatctacctggctgccctcctggccaacggcctcatcatcaccgccatcgcctgtgaccaccgcctccacacccccatgtacttcttcctcctcaacctctctgttcttgacctgggctccatctctgctactcttcccaaatccatggccaattccctcttgggtaccagggccatttcctacaaaggatgtgttgcacaggtcttttttttctttttctgtgctgcagcagagttttatcttctcaccattatggcctatgaccgctacgttgccatctgcaaacccctgcactacgggaccctcctgggcagcagagcttgtgtccacatggcagcagctgcctggggcagtgggtttctcaatgctctgctgcaaacggccaatacattttccctgcccctctgccagggcaatgccctggaccagttcttctgtgaaatcccccagatcctcaagctctcctgctcacagtcctacctcagggaagttgggcttcttgtggttagtgtctgttttggctttggttgttttgttttcatcgtgctgtcctatgtgcagatcttcagggccgtgctgaggatcccctctgagcagggacggcacaaagccttttccacgtgcctccctcacctggccgtggtctccctgtttgtcagcactgccgtgtttgcctacctgaagcccccctccatctcctccccatccctggatgtggtggtggctgtgctgtactccgtggtgcctccagccgtgaaccccctcatctacagcatgaggaaccaggagctcaaggatgccctctggaaattaatgaccaggttattttctgcagcaataaactgtctcctgcaaatcactcataatgtaattcattatacgccaagcccgtcttctgtagctttggttaggggttaggtaactgtgtgttaggtttggttgagggtttttggctttttcttactttttttttttaaaaaattatatacttttgtcctcaaataaatgtcattatttgagattttttttttactacctatctatccaaatttctgagactcacagagtcatgcccaaaatccttcttctcaggccttttctggagctgcaggggtagagcctgagcgccgaggaggaggggaaagaatcccagtacttgcagagcaccagcacttgttctttgcggggctgctctattttcacttccacactcgccttctgagcccctgtgttgatctaaggcctgagtgctctggcagcttggtcatggtgctgctgtgtagcagctctgtgatcacaggcaaggagaagcaatgggcacctctgagaaaaagctcgtctgcataacagagtttccaccatgaaaggggatctgctcagggcagcgcaggaaggatcaggtcttcttccacagttgctgtcaagagcgttccttcaaacgtgccctggtgagggatgcccagtaaagaggtaaagagtgtgcgtgtgcagggtgagggcacacacaacagtgtccttgcacagccacacctccagggacagaactgaaggaccagcagagcggggtctggtctgtgcctttgtttgctggacaccccggggaagctgtcccagggcaatcgtcacagaacagacacctgaaaccaccatttgcagaactggacgcctacgcaagcccagagaggatgtttgtctgcctgtggagagacaccgaataacgaggtcagaagtccctgtttgcatggttcagaggagatttcggcatgcacaccgtgtgcatgtggggacatgaacccgagagagcacaaacaccagcagctgttcttagaaatgcccgaaagtgctgtgggacaggcagtgtcccttcattggagagtaacgtcccctgggaaaccccctgaatgcagcactgggatgggcttccttgaccccaggtccctgtgtccattcctcacgccgtggggcatctcagagaggtgccgagcagggagacacagcgcggggctgaggtgctgccggcctctgggagtggcaacaggaggccatggagtctgctgcagggcctctgcccgtgccagggaaggactcgtgtctctgagcagccctgccagcgccctgacagtgccgtgtgtgtctccaggaacagcctgtgtgctacctcaccctcccctctcttcatggcctgtccctttgattacacggtgtgacagaagcacctctgtggagcatctcccctgtgcagtccgaaagggttctgcaggcgtgagcaGCATTGCCCTCTacaagatggcatttctcacctctcacagagcacagagcacgtctagggagtaggaatgcagtgagaggcacacactctccatgtttcacctctctgaacgtccttcgcaatatttttaagcacctgacagagaagcaaatgtcttcagaaataggtgggctgggctgtttgcaccaatgctgaaactctcctgatgtgaaaccattacattcatcatggactttgttttcataacctgctttttagacccattcttcccctgcctgcacttgggggcagctctcctgcccagcatgggcaggcagaaggccttctccaccggctcctctcccctccctggagccactcctttctgcggcacccccaccactgtcagtggcatgcccagaacagccctcctgagagagtttaacaacgccctgtttcaacacgcacctcacccctgctcgatcctctcatctacagcctgaggagaaggaaggatgggggttgggaggaactgacagaaacagcttaggaaagctgtcggctgcCGAGAGATCCCGTTGCATtcgtgggcttgtaggaagaaatcacttctggttttcttctgaagcggCCCCCAAGGATCTGGACAGCGagtattgtgtcctgggcactcctctggcagcATGTCATAGTGAGAAGGCTTTTGGTgtcagggagatggagaaggctggccagtgccattgtgagacctctctccaacaccttggaaaggccagagccatctgagagccttggaaaaagcagaaatgaaaccagttttcaaaaaagcaggaaggaggattgggacaatgacagactggccagcctcaccagggcaggggatatgacaagtcctcctgcagccatctgcaggcacttgaaggacaagaaagggatggcagaagacatgtgggagggaaaagaaggggatgttgtgtacccggactttagcaaggcctttgacatggtcttctgtagtctccgtatagccaggttgttgacagccgggctgaagaagtggacgatgtggtTTGTGGAAAGCTGTATGAGTAATGACagagggacatcatctgtggtacaaagtccttctggaacccacttactagtggcatccatcaaagaccagcccttgacaactactatggaacattattatctctccgtatgatggcagacaatgcactttcacctcctttgtagatgatgccaagctgggggagcccttgaggaatcccaccctgttagcactgttggtggcaggagagttgggaaggatgactgtggtgggttaaacatggcagggcacggagggtcggaagggagaagcgcagagggatggcacctttggggaggagcgcacaggagaggtgacccaaagctgactaacagagtactccatcccacctgcaccttgctcagtataaaagctgagggatcacagggctcaggctctttttccaatgtcagatgccagctggaggagcggtgctagaggaggctgggaagcaaaagcgtggctgtgatgtgacaattcagggcagcacttgaccaggggctggtcccaggcaaatggcgctggagccccagtggtcctgctgtggctgggacaTTAATGGCCCCTgcgagcggggcgggggcaggggcagaaggagatgccctgagccGGAGAGGGAAAAAACTAAATGGCCCAAGCGGGGCAGCAGCAAAGCGAGTCACCCCgatttcagcagaggcacaaagagccaccttGAGCGGGGCAGGAGTAAATCCAGGCACCTGGCGTAGGGCAGGGGCAAATggagcctccccaggcaagagCGGGGAAAAACCAGCTGTCCTGAGGGGGACACGATGAAAAGAAGCCACCCAagcaaggctgaggccacactggatgccccaagggaaggatataaagaagaaagcctccccaagtggagcaggaggaaaactccctgccctgagctgagcaggaggaactcagtgccctgagcaagagtggggaaaactagaggacgcaggcggtgcaggggcccaactggcgagctcaaggagggcaggaatagcaaccagctgccttcttggggcagaggcaacactcattgccctccaggcaggtcgtggggttaaaccagatgctaaaaagccacccacaaatggctattggatctggagggtgggagagcagctgggtgggggcctggcagccacccaaggtgcacccagtgcagttgctcaagGTGGTGCTTTTGTAGCACTCCttcagtcagcctgtggctggatcTTCTGGAGtagataaaatcacagaatcggggaatgataggggttgtaagagacctctggaaatcatctagtccacctcccctgccagagcaggttgagctagagcaggttgcacaggaatgcgtccaggtggggtttgaatatctccagataCAGAGGctacagcacctctctgggcagcctgtcccagtgctctgccacccttgaagTCAAGAAGTTCTGAACCTGTCAGACAccaggtgctttgctgcaggagtctcacagacACAGTCCTGTAtctgggaagagtggaaaataaagccctcagccccccgactgtgccagccaaagctgtaaggggctcgctgacagccctgggcaggtttttatgcctggggctggtgcggctccaggcagaggcgggagctctgtgggcagatgagcagcccttggccagcagtgcctggggcagcccaacagccgccggctggtggctgcaggaggtgccccggCTGCGGTTGCTGAGGGGCCACAGTGTGTCCCCGTGCGtctgggggtggcccctgtcacaaaggggcagtgatgtgACACCTGGCCGCTGCTTCTGAGCTCACCTCgccagggcttggcatcctcaAGAGCGGGCCAGCCAAAGCTGGCCAGCCAAACCTTCCATCCTTTTCTAAAGGTAAtgatgatttgaccttcaggacagatcatacaggaggtagataTGGGATCAAAGTGATGGCTGGTCTATACCTTCggagctttaggatgagctgttaTAGCTTTATAGGCTGGCCAGATAcgcgctatgggtagagttcctatttgctaattgttatttcttcaacacatcCTAGGGTGGGTAAGTAGGGGTGGCagtgtactctgaggctttgagctccgtctggaatgagaagaaacccatcctgacggatgcggtaggaagagagacagaaaaggagcacagcaaaggcagctgttaaggcagcggctgaaagccggtctctcctgtgtccaagggggcaaagtgtggggtggagaaccagagggctctgctgctaatggcagccagagggaagcagcaggtcctcttcagagaaggtgacacccagcgcagtcttcccaaagggccttggtaactgctgtcagttggattcctgcgacagggacagcagggccgtcagctgcagctctgcagcgcttggaactaccactgaaacggtgctggtggcggatgctgttctctgggtttagtttgggattttttgtaatttattttgttgaggtgcaactatttctttgcactcaggtgtcaggattagcactgatcttctctttctggagcatgtcctggCGTCCTTcgtcatccagagctttccctgctgttcctgaagaggagcgatggcctcaatggggccacccatcactcctgtgagtgacgacttcaccatcaggcttggactttgtgaagccccaaaggcaagggacgtgTCTGGTGCTCCGTCCCTGAATGTTGATGTACCAGCAATCGAGAGAGAATTCTGGGGTGTCAGTCATGATTCatg
Coding sequences within it:
- the LOC141737313 gene encoding olfactory receptor 14J1-like; protein product: MYFFLLNLSVLDLGSISATLPKSMANSLLGTRAISYKGCVAQVFFFFFCAAAEFYLLTIMAYDRYVAICKPLHYGTLLGSRACVHMAAAAWGSGFLNALLQTANTFSLPLCQGNALDQFFCEIPQILKLSCSQSYLREVGLLVVSVCFGFGCFVFIVLSYVQIFRAVLRIPSEQGRHKAFSTCLPHLAVVSLFVSTAVFAYLKPPSISSPSLDVVVAVLYSVVPPAVNPLIYSMRNQELKDALWKLMTRLFSAAINCLLQITHNVIHYTPSPSSVALVRG